AGTACCATAAATGGTTTCAGGGTGAAGTAAATGATCTAGGCAACAATATCTAGATTGATACAGCCTCAAACATGATAGAGAAACAATTCCTGCTCTAGATTTAGGAAcacatatttcaaaattaattacaacttaaagaaagaaaaagtaagCTTGATAATCACGTTATTAGTATTTTGATATAACGAACTTGGGATCATCACCAATGGTCTACATGAAAATCCATCTAATGTTTGGCTATTACTTGAGTTGAAGATTGTGCAAGCATTCTAGCCTCATCATTTAAGATGTTCTATCCCATGAGTTTTAATTCCTATTCGTTATTTTGGATCATGTTGCTACTCATCAAAAAAACGGGTTATGGCAAGGTCTTAAGGCAGGGGAAATTAAGTAGCCGTACGGACAACTTCTGGGAATTTTGTGGAAAAGTATGTAGGAGAAACGTTTGTGCAAAGAGAAAATGTTTTGGATAGTCATagtttaattgaatatttttattgattgtgGGTGGAAGAAGACCTTTTCTAGAAAAAACACCGTGAAACCACTTCATCAGAAAGACTGTTTTGAAGAACTTCTAGAAGAAAAATTACAAAGATCATAAAGAGTTCCATGGACAACTGCCACCTAAATGGTCTTTCCCTCATCAATCAAGGGAAATAACAATATTTCTCTTTTGGAACACATGGAAAAACCACAGGGAATTGAGTATGGAAAAGCATCAGAGCACTAAGGCCTAGCTTCTCCTAGAGTATTGGTTTTAAATTAGGAAACGGAAGAAGAATCTCCTTCTGGAAGACAACTGGCTAGGTCATTCCCCTCTCAAAGAATTCCCTTCATCTACAATCTCACAGATTGCCAACCTCATGTTAGGCTTTAGCACAAAGCTGGGAAAATAACCAGTTGAACATTAGGTTCAGGAGAAACattaccagtttcaaaaaaaaaacattaggtTCAGGAGAACTCCAATGACCAGAAAATGTAGAGAATCTCAGATTTTTTCAGTTCACTTTCTTCATTTCAGGTTGTGTTATATGTGGCTGGTATTGAAATGTCTGACACAAGATAATTTACAAAGAAGGGGTATACAGTTGGTCAACAAATTTCATTTGTGTGGAGAAGAAGCTGAATCCAGTAATCAGTTGTCGTTGCATTGTCCTGTCACCTCTAAAATTTGGAAACTGTTTTCTTTTGTGCTTCAACAAAGAAGTTTGAACAAGAAGTTAAAAGGAGACTTTGGATACAATTCCTGCTTGCAGTTGGTGTTTTCTATGGTAAGAACAAAACATAATATGTTTTGAAGATGACAGACCTCTGTAATGAAAGTAAAATTTGAGTGCATTATGCTGGTATCTTTCTGCTGAAGATTTGAATGGGTAAATAAAGCTGAAACACTCCTACAGTTCATAAAATTGTTTGTATAAGCAGTCATTTTTTCCTCTCTTCTCTTAGTGTAATCTTTTGGGTGTAACATTTTGTTAGTGCTCTTTTTTTTACATCAATTCTTCCAACTTCTTCAGAAAACGAAATCCAACTTCTTCAGAAAACGAAACAAATTTTCCTCTTTTACTTACTTCCGTCTCACCCTTCATCTTTTCACCCCAACCAACCATAAAGCTATATAGCAAGACGCATCTCAATTGTCTACATAATACATATTATCTACCTTTCAGGAAAAGAAAGACTAATCCAAAATCCCATATTTTTCTCCAGTTCAAAATTAGGTTAATGGAGAACAAGATAATTGCTTTTTCTTGAAGCAGGGTTTGTAAAAAATGCACAGATGTGATGATTCAAAGCAGAGCCAGTTACCGTTTCTGTTGATTATATCCAGCAATATTTTCCCAGGCAATATTAGCATTTGGATTACCACTAGTGGACACATTAATGCCAAAGATTTTTACTCCCATAGACTCTAGAGTAGTAACTGTTTTATCTGCAGAAGGAACTCCTTTTGATCTTAAGTCCAATGATTTTTGTTGTCCTGCAAATTGTAGCACATATGCCAAAGCATCAAGCTCCTCATCAGTAAAGGTCACGGGCTTCATAAACTCAATTTCCTGCCCATAATTGCAGAAACTCTCATTATTTTCCAATATTTGGTGGGTTGTAGTTTGCAAGCCAAAGGAAGCACAGTAATCAAGTGATTCCAACAAAATGATGGTTCAAAAGTTACAGGAAATGTACAGCTTTGTCGGCGTTAATGAGTGGACGAAATATGACAATGCATAAATCTTCGTCAAGAGGATTTGTATCCCTTCTTCCAGCTTGCTCCCCTGCAGTTCCATTTTTCATTTGGGGGCGGCTAAGTGCCAGTTTCCAGGCAACCCCACTGCAATGGACAGAAAAAACTTTAAGGAGACTATGGACATCAATAACAGAAGCAAACAAGATAGGCTATGAACACATgttaaattttccaaatgacATGAACTATAATATTGGTGCAAAATGATCAGACATCGTCAAAGCAGTGCTCAACTAACCTGTCCCAAGCTCGTAACAACATATTTGATGCTGCACTAGGATCTTCAAGTTTTACTCCGAGTCGTGAAACAAGGGTTGCAATTAGTAGCGGAATTTCACATGTAGGAGGAATTTGGAACTTGATAGTGACCTGCTAGAATGAAAACCCAAACATATTCCTCAATCAATCTATTCCTCTCATAAAGTAAAGTTAGAGCTTTTAAAGAAAGTGCCAACAGCTCAAAGCAAACAAAACTTAAGCTTCTACCATCTAGAAGGAAAAGCAAGAGAATAACCTTTTGACCCTTTACGGCAACAGTAAAACGAGGGTAAGAACCATACTTCACTCCTTTGCTCTTGAGAAAGTTTTCCAATCTGAGTCTCTCCCTTTTTGCTGTTTCTTCAAGGGGATTGTAGCTTGGAATTGGAAGGGAATCAAAAGGCGGAACTTCCGCACCAGCCTATAGAAGAGCACGTTAAATCAGTACTGGTtctcaaatttttattattttgtcaaCTTAGAACACCAAATATCTTATTAGTAACTAGCACATTTCCAGCATTAATTAAATCAGTACtggttttcaaatttttattattttgtcaaCTTAGAACACCAAATATCTTATTAGTAACTAGCACATTTCCAGCATTAAAAAGGATTATCATGTGTACCTATGTAAGCTTACATGACATTTGAGAGGTATGCTtgattaataataaatacaGAGTGACACGTCATGACAATATAAACACCTAAAAGGGCATCCCAGTGCACAAAGCATACAGCGTTAGCAGGGTCTGGTAAGTGCTGCACCCCAAGGACCTATcctaatgcttgcattagtgGCTGCTTCCACAGCTCAAACGCGTGAGCTATAGGTCACGTGGAGACAACTTTACCATAGCTCCAAGGCTCCCCTTCCCGGAAATATAAGCACCTATGGACAAAATTTAACATCAATAACACATGCTGACCTCATCAGAATCTGCATAAGCTACATTCAGGACTCCAACTCCAAGCAGTCCAGCTAAAATGGCAGGAAAAGTAGTTGAAGGTACTGATCTTGAAAAATATGTACGTTGTTTACACCCAAAAATTCCTGTAACacaaattctttttcaaaatctgCAGATCTCGGTAGCACTTTAAAACAGACCGGAGATTTCCCCAAGCCTCACTATATTCCATTTCTTCCTGAATAAAGAGATTACAGTAAACTCTGACCACTCAACAAAGAAAGTAGAAAAGATTTGCAgtacaaataataatatgtaAATATTCCCAAGCAATGCTCTGCAGACCTAAGATGTAGGCCAAGTAGCTACTTACTATAATTATAACTACACCTCATTGCAAACTAGTTGAGTTCGGGGATATGAATTCTCCATGTCCATTCCATTCTAATTGGGTTCACTTCGTTGCAATACTCAATATATCTTTTAAGACAGATAGGGATTTTCTAAAACTAGAGATTTTCCAAATTTCACACTTATCCTTATACTAACTACACCTCTTGTAGTTATAGTGTTCTCCATTCTTGACACTTCACTTAAGGTCTATCATAATCTCCAGTATCTCACGGTCAGCATAGTACAAAATGATGCTAATGTAATTGCGAATTACAAGCTAAAATTCATCAGAAAGAAGGTACAAAACATATGATGAGCCCAACTCGAAGGTGGTTACCTCAGTTATGTCACATTCGTGAATTGCCACTGGACATGCTAGTCATATCTCATTATCCATAAGAGTTGTAGTATGACCATGCGAAATAGTTTTAAAGCATCTCTTTGCATCATTAGGTCCATAggaatttttcttattttcctcCTTCCTTCAGATTCAATTTTGATCAACCTATTGAATTTCACACTTGCCCATGTAACCATCTTGGGTTCAAATGTGATGTTCTTACATCCATACTTACAACCACTAACGAATCATCTTTACATGTCCATGTTCTTTGCTTTTAGCATGAAGAACAATGAGAGGAAAGAGATAATCACTAGAATCATATTTGAAATGCCCCATCCCTAACAACCTTAGgtctagggtttagggtttaggatcaAAATTCAACAGGATTACAGCTATCACAATCTACCACACTCACAATTTACAGAGTCATAGCTTATCAAACTTAACTTCCAATAAGTAATCAGGCAGTTCttattatcaataaatttaaaaaaacagaGGAACTGGGCAGTTAACAGTTAAGCCTATGTTGTAATTAAACAGAGTCCGTCCCAAATACATGGGTCACATGTGTACTCACCCAGATTCCGCAAAATTGTGGTAACGGATTAGCTAAAACTAATTCAAGCAGATTAATCCAAACTACAGCCTATATGTGAACAAAATGCGCAAGCAGAATTCAAAGAGCATACCATTGTGCGGAAGGTTAGTAGATTGATGAAGGGAAGGAGAAGCTAGGGTTCTGTAATGAGAGTGAAGAGCTCTTGCAAGGCGCCTTATTGATGCCATAATTGAAGTGCAATCTCCGTGGGAATGGAAGAGCTTTTACTTCTGGCGACTCTGTATATAATACAAGAAAATTCTCAGCGGTTCAGTCGGCCTCCTTTCCATTTTTCGTGGGGGTATTTTGTCCAAGTaaacaaaatatacatatatattattatgaaattaccaaattgcaagataaatgagtaataattttttgacaaataaataagttgaataaaatttgagaagttgaaaaaaaaagaagaggaaatattatttttctcctacttgatgaatacatgaaaaaattggTAATTTAATTATCGCATGAGAAATGGACTTGAAGAAATAATGTTAATTGGTATAAAATAGATTTTAGTAACAATGTAGtagggtcgtttggtagagtgtactaaaattgtttttaaaatagtgTAATTAGTAATGTTATATTAATTATGCTTACattagtttaaataaaaaaaatatttttattcattattcgATTTGGTGTGTTAACACTTAACatatattgtataaaaaaattattacaagaATATCCTATTCCTATGCAATTATGGTGACAAATGTAAAAGGAATTTCGAGGAGTAATTGTGTCTGTAAAAatgctaatgcatgcattaatcTCTTTGCATTATTAATATCTAGAAATTTTAGGATTGTTTGGTAGAGAGTGTATTAGAAAAACAATGTTGCATTAGTCTTGTGTATTACTAGTACCTTGTTTGGTACTTTTTTTCTACACTCTATAGGGGTCGTCTGGTACAAAGATTGGTAATGCATTGGATTAGTAATGTAAGAATTAGCAATGCAAGAATTAACAATACAAGAATTAGTTTTTATCACGTGTTGGGTTCACTGCTTCTGACCTAATCTTGTGTTTGGTTTAGAACAATACAAAAAACTTTTTTTCCCAATTTTATCcttgaattattatgttatCTATTTCATGCAATTACcatatttattaccatttaaaACTTGAATACGAAGTGTTTAACGGGATCTATTTTGGTTTCAAATGTAATCTTCTTACCTAGTAACAttagaataaattaaaacgaaaaaacTTGTAAGCTCATAAAAGACAACAAGAAATGCTAAAAATGACTACATGAAACaagattttgggattttgaatAATTGAACAAGCGTGCTAGAATATTGactaagaaaatcaaataattgatgaaaattaagtttagaaaagaaaaatctagCATCAACATCTACATACCCGATCCATAAAGATGAAAATCTTGACAACTTTGTAATGAGATTCTAGCTTACGTCTAGACTAGATGCATCATACAATACAATAGTAAGGAAGGCTACCGATAAAATCATGAGAGAACCCATGACCCATCCTGTGTTTCTTGAAAATGTAAGGAAGGCCAAGAACTCCAGCTCCAACTACTGCTATAAAAACATAGCAAAAGTTTTGGACAAATTTCCAGAAGGCcaaattttttagttaaaacttgaaaacaaatgaaattgtATCACTTTGATTCACGTCAAAGTGCAAGTTTTGTTCGAGAGGAATATTAACCAGCCCCAACTCCTCATTTAAGTTTAAAGTACAAGCTTGAGCAGAAGCTTTCATCATTATACATACTGATATCCTGATTTATGAATGATGCATGTAGGACTTTCATGACTTCAATAAAGATATAGAGTGATATGGAAACTAAATAATCACACAAAACAAGTGCAATGAGCAAAAGCAGAAGGTCAGACGAGTTCAGGCTCACTTGGATTAGCTTGACTTTGAAATGAAGtacaaaaaagagaaataaggaataaaatacaacaaaaaagaaaaaagaatatacTTATCCTAAATTCATTCATTTCGCATTTCAGTGTATACTGAGAAAAGGAAAAGCGAGAATCATATACAACAATTGACAAAAGCAATCCAAATAAACACATTTACATGTATCGTTTGAGTTTATCACAAGTGACACCATATTCAAGTTTTTTCATAGATTCTAGTTACACAAAAGTTATTGCCCTCGTGTTCGTCTTACACCAATATTAAAAATGTAGGACATAATTCGAGGTATCAAAAAGTGGCACTGCACTCAAATGTTTAAAGGTCTTCAATCAAACAAAACCAGCAAAATCAACTTTCCACTTATCTTGAAGTCTACCATACTTTAAAGTTTATCATTGATGAAcataatgtcacgacccaaaaccgagccgcgactggcacccacacttaccctcctatgtgagcgaaccaacca
This window of the Solanum pennellii chromosome 2, SPENNV200 genome carries:
- the LOC107010252 gene encoding ATPase family AAA domain-containing protein 1-A isoform X1 produces the protein MASIRRLARALHSHYRTLASPSLHQSTNLPHNGIFGCKQRTYFSRSVPSTTFPAILAGLLGVGVLNVAYADSDEAGAEVPPFDSLPIPSYNPLEETAKRERLRLENFLKSKGVKYGSYPRFTVAVKGQKVTIKFQIPPTCEIPLLIATLVSRLGVKLEDPSAASNMLLRAWDSGVAWKLALSRPQMKNGTAGEQAGRRDTNPLDEDLCIVIFRPLINADKAEIEFMKPVTFTDEELDALAYVLQFAGQQKSLDLRSKGVPSADKTVTTLESMGVKIFGINVSTSGNPNANIAWENIAGYNQQKREIEDTILLALQSPEVYDDIARGTRRKFETNRPRAVLFEGPPGTGKTSCARVIANQAGVPLLYVPLEIIMSKYYGESERLLGKVFSLANDIPDGAIVFLDEVDSFATARDGETHEATRRLLSVLLRQIDGFEQEKKVVVVAATNRKQDLDPALISRFDSMITFPLPDQQTRQEIAAQYAKHLTDSELSEFARATEGLSGRDMRDVCQQAERHWASKIIRGQAPKHEGSGGSLPPLQDYIGSARNRQRALFDIEIQKRSMNPTAKKPLFDFA